A part of Blastopirellula marina genomic DNA contains:
- a CDS encoding REP-associated tyrosine transposase, translated as MRKYVRSHSGSLYFFTHVTHERAPFLTTPLARQALRNAFQKTRVAWPFDVVAIVLLPDHLHCIWQLPSRDADYSKRWHLIKARFSRAWLASGGEEGTRNKSRMLRHERGVWQRRYYEHTCRDLADLKRCVDYVHVNPLKHGLVKSVQDWPWSSFHRYVRLGEYSSDWGNADHWQRDEWSDVE; from the coding sequence ATGCGTAAGTACGTCCGCTCACACTCTGGAAGTCTTTACTTCTTCACGCATGTGACCCACGAGCGAGCTCCGTTTCTAACCACACCGCTAGCGAGACAAGCATTGCGCAACGCGTTTCAAAAGACACGCGTTGCATGGCCATTCGATGTTGTGGCCATCGTGTTATTGCCGGATCACTTGCATTGTATCTGGCAACTTCCATCGCGCGACGCCGACTACTCAAAGCGATGGCATCTTATCAAGGCTCGCTTTTCACGTGCTTGGCTCGCTTCTGGAGGTGAAGAAGGGACGCGAAATAAGAGCCGAATGCTTCGTCACGAGCGAGGTGTTTGGCAACGCAGGTACTATGAGCATACGTGCCGTGATTTAGCAGACTTGAAACGCTGTGTTGACTACGTGCACGTGAATCCACTCAAACATGGTCTCGTGAAGTCGGTTCAAGACTGGCCTTGGTCATCTTTTCATCGGTACGTTCGGTTAGGCGAGTATTCCTCGGATTGGGGAAACGCGGATCATTGGCAACGCGACGAATGGAGCGACGTGGAATAG
- a CDS encoding AAA family ATPase, translating into MVSTELKSGLLAALLADDGFRPEEPKTLEDTQLSQTLVESILCKLLLNIGSMSGRKMAEHICLPFGVVEGILTSMRTRQVITHCGSAPLNDYTYTLTDLGRTRAQNYMHSCAYFGPAPVSLDDYITSVEAQSVRNETPKEEDLKRAFEGLSVEPGMFDRLGPAVNSGAGLFLYGAPGNGKTTLAKRITACYGQEIWIPRTIVEDGQFIKLFDAAFHETVDQEENSIIKADNFDHRWVKIQRPTVVVGGELTMDSLEIRFDPINNICEAPLQMKSNCGSLLIDDFGRQRMQPQELLNRWIVPLENRVDYLALPNGKKIQVPFEQLIIFSTNLEPSDLTDDAFLRRIPYKIEVEDASPEEFQTLFQIFSKQFGCRCDEDAVTHLIEKHYKPHKRPLRRCQPRDLLTQIRNYCVYKGFPMEMRPEYFDLVVGSYFTVVAGND; encoded by the coding sequence ATGGTCAGTACCGAGCTGAAATCAGGTCTTCTTGCCGCTCTGCTAGCAGATGATGGTTTTCGTCCGGAAGAGCCCAAAACGCTGGAAGACACTCAGTTATCGCAAACGCTGGTCGAATCAATCCTTTGCAAACTGTTGCTGAACATCGGTTCGATGAGCGGTCGCAAGATGGCGGAACACATCTGTTTGCCGTTTGGCGTCGTCGAGGGAATCCTCACTTCGATGCGAACGCGCCAGGTGATCACACACTGCGGCTCCGCACCGCTGAACGATTACACCTACACGCTGACCGATCTGGGACGGACTCGGGCCCAAAACTACATGCATTCGTGCGCCTACTTCGGCCCGGCCCCGGTATCGCTGGACGATTACATCACTTCGGTTGAGGCTCAATCGGTCCGGAATGAAACCCCCAAGGAAGAAGACCTGAAGCGTGCCTTCGAGGGGCTTTCCGTCGAGCCAGGGATGTTCGATCGCTTGGGACCGGCCGTGAACTCCGGAGCTGGTCTGTTTCTTTATGGGGCTCCAGGTAACGGCAAGACGACCCTCGCCAAACGGATCACCGCTTGCTATGGCCAGGAGATTTGGATTCCACGAACGATCGTCGAAGATGGTCAGTTTATCAAGCTGTTCGATGCGGCCTTTCATGAAACGGTCGACCAGGAAGAGAACAGTATCATCAAGGCCGACAACTTCGATCATCGCTGGGTCAAGATTCAGCGTCCGACCGTTGTGGTGGGTGGCGAGTTAACCATGGATAGCCTGGAAATCCGCTTCGATCCGATTAACAACATTTGCGAAGCACCGCTGCAGATGAAAAGCAACTGCGGCAGCTTACTGATCGACGACTTTGGACGTCAGCGGATGCAGCCTCAGGAACTGCTCAATCGCTGGATCGTGCCGCTGGAAAACCGTGTTGATTACCTCGCCCTTCCCAACGGAAAAAAGATTCAAGTTCCCTTCGAACAGCTCATCATCTTCTCGACCAACCTGGAACCGTCTGACCTGACCGACGACGCGTTTCTGCGACGTATTCCATATAAGATCGAAGTGGAAGATGCTTCGCCCGAAGAGTTCCAAACGCTCTTTCAAATCTTCTCGAAGCAGTTCGGCTGCCGCTGTGATGAAGACGCCGTGACGCACCTGATCGAAAAGCACTACAAGCCACACAAACGCCCGCTACGCCGCTGCCAACCACGCGACTTGCTAACCCAGATCCGCAACTATTGCGTCTACAAAGGCTTTCCGATGGAAATGCGGCCGGAGTATTTCGATCTGGTGGTTGGTAGCTACTTCACAGTTGTGGCAGGGAACGATTAG
- a CDS encoding methyltransferase domain-containing protein — MTSPEILGQFIPLHYHYDMLRDNYRMTAFQQAISQTVKPGMTVVDLGGGTGVLSYFAAMAGAKVYYVERNPELVAVAERFVKMNNVTDRVTIVHEDAAQFVPPEPVDVVTCEMLHVGLVREKQTEVIAAFKRNYTQKHGPKLPRFIPEASLLALQPVMQTYEFSGFHAPVPLFQPPVAEMPGTTELGMPALYETVLYDSNYQHEVNWKGILTMQHAGTLNAWRLVTKNVLAILVEQQTEVCWHNQYLVVPLQESLEVQIGDRVEVEIAYQFCTELTDLWDGITQRMHVPFGQKKIAA; from the coding sequence GTGACCTCACCCGAAATCCTTGGCCAGTTTATTCCGCTTCATTACCACTACGACATGCTGCGGGATAACTACCGCATGACCGCCTTCCAACAGGCGATTTCCCAGACGGTTAAGCCAGGGATGACGGTCGTTGACTTGGGTGGAGGAACCGGAGTTCTCTCGTATTTCGCCGCGATGGCCGGAGCCAAAGTCTATTACGTCGAGCGAAATCCTGAGCTGGTCGCCGTCGCTGAGCGGTTCGTCAAAATGAACAATGTGACCGACCGAGTAACGATCGTTCACGAAGATGCCGCCCAGTTCGTGCCACCCGAACCAGTCGACGTGGTCACTTGCGAGATGTTGCATGTTGGCCTGGTTCGCGAAAAGCAAACCGAAGTAATCGCCGCGTTCAAACGCAATTACACACAAAAACACGGCCCCAAGCTTCCTCGCTTCATTCCAGAAGCGTCGCTGTTGGCATTGCAGCCGGTCATGCAAACGTACGAGTTTTCCGGTTTTCACGCGCCGGTACCGCTGTTTCAGCCTCCCGTCGCCGAGATGCCTGGCACGACCGAGCTTGGCATGCCAGCCCTGTATGAAACCGTTCTTTACGATTCCAACTACCAGCACGAAGTGAACTGGAAGGGAATTTTGACCATGCAGCATGCTGGCACATTGAACGCCTGGCGTTTGGTCACCAAGAATGTGCTTGCCATCCTGGTCGAGCAGCAAACCGAGGTCTGCTGGCACAATCAATACTTGGTGGTACCGCTGCAAGAGTCGCTCGAGGTGCAAATCGGCGATCGTGTCGAAGTCGAAATCGCCTACCAATTCTGCACCGAACTGACCGACTTGTGGGATGGCATCACGCAACGCATGCATGTTCCCTTTGGACAGAAAAAAATCGCCGCGTAA
- a CDS encoding sensor histidine kinase produces MTTDKPGAFGLLAWICPLSLGTILALTTAAYFVFPAGSSLPVMVAIGGTTVALGLSIWKATLYQKLSNRLFDLLQDFVNASENELEPERLQQRLQGSKFSPRAKAALREIYRTIHSDREQLFELQQRTASAEVRIHLAESRAAQINWVIEGLTEPVLMVNQYGELALTNPAAVNLLGMQDAQIGSPVESSLNCDALVQLLHETRRRKLKSSRVAEVELADPDGEKHWYRITVNTVSEGEHEGASDSGFGAVAVMRDISGYKAIQRRNAEFVSAVSHEMKTPLAGIKAYTELLADGEAEDEETRDEFLGVISGQADRLQRLIDNLLNLARIEAGVVSVSKKPRSLNDLLEEASAIVQPTAEQKNITLNVELSPMYLGVLADRDMILQAAINLLSNAIKYTPDGGTVTLRSRMMDREVHFEVEDTGVGLSPEDCEMVFEKFYRVKKDQKMASGTGLGLPLAKHIVEDVHGGTLTVKSELGQGSTFQIALPTVQVIEHANS; encoded by the coding sequence ATGACCACAGACAAACCAGGAGCGTTTGGCCTCTTGGCTTGGATCTGCCCTCTCTCGTTGGGCACGATCCTGGCTTTGACAACCGCTGCTTACTTCGTATTTCCAGCTGGATCTTCGCTTCCTGTCATGGTTGCGATCGGCGGCACAACCGTCGCATTGGGACTGTCGATCTGGAAAGCGACCCTCTACCAAAAGCTGTCCAATCGCCTCTTCGACCTCCTGCAAGACTTCGTCAACGCCTCGGAAAACGAGCTCGAGCCGGAACGTCTTCAACAGCGTCTGCAAGGTTCCAAGTTCTCGCCGCGGGCCAAAGCCGCCCTACGCGAGATTTATCGGACAATCCATTCCGATCGCGAACAGTTGTTCGAACTACAACAACGCACCGCGAGCGCCGAAGTACGTATCCATTTAGCCGAATCGCGTGCGGCTCAAATCAATTGGGTGATCGAGGGGCTAACTGAGCCCGTTTTAATGGTCAATCAGTATGGCGAGCTGGCACTAACCAACCCTGCCGCCGTCAACTTGCTCGGTATGCAAGACGCCCAGATAGGCAGCCCGGTTGAATCATCTTTAAACTGCGATGCCCTGGTGCAACTTCTCCATGAAACACGTCGTCGTAAACTCAAGTCGTCTCGGGTCGCCGAAGTTGAGCTGGCCGATCCTGACGGCGAGAAGCATTGGTACCGAATCACCGTTAACACGGTTTCGGAAGGAGAACATGAAGGCGCCTCAGATAGCGGTTTCGGAGCCGTTGCTGTGATGCGTGACATTAGTGGTTACAAGGCCATTCAGCGCCGCAACGCGGAATTCGTCTCGGCTGTTAGCCATGAAATGAAGACTCCTTTAGCCGGAATCAAGGCCTACACCGAACTCCTGGCCGACGGCGAGGCGGAAGACGAAGAGACACGAGACGAGTTCCTGGGCGTGATCAGCGGTCAGGCCGATCGCCTTCAACGTTTGATCGACAACCTCTTGAACTTGGCCCGGATCGAAGCAGGCGTCGTCAGCGTGAGCAAGAAGCCTCGTTCGCTGAACGACCTTCTGGAAGAAGCATCCGCGATCGTCCAACCAACGGCCGAACAAAAGAACATCACCCTGAACGTCGAGCTGAGCCCCATGTATCTGGGTGTGCTCGCCGACCGCGATATGATCCTGCAAGCCGCGATCAATCTGCTTTCCAACGCCATCAAGTACACGCCCGACGGCGGAACGGTCACCTTGCGCAGTCGCATGATGGACCGCGAAGTTCACTTCGAGGTGGAAGACACCGGCGTTGGTCTGAGCCCAGAAGACTGTGAAATGGTCTTCGAGAAATTCTATCGCGTGAAGAAAGACCAAAAGATGGCCTCGGGTACGGGCCTTGGCCTGCCACTGGCCAAGCACATTGTCGAGGACGTGCATGGCGGCACCCTCACGGTGAAAAGTGAATTAGGGCAGGGAAGCACGTTCCAAATCGCCTTGCCGACGGTTCAAGTGATTGAACACGCCAACAGCTAA
- a CDS encoding response regulator, with the protein MSAKVILADDEMHILRAAEFKLKRSGFDVTCVEDGQAAWEAIQEARPDILITDYHMPRMDGLELCRTVRQNEATADLPIIMLTAKGFDLSGDDNETAELNVAAVLAKPFSPRGLVQCIEEVLETGTYVPSVATF; encoded by the coding sequence ATGTCCGCTAAAGTCATTCTTGCCGACGACGAAATGCACATTCTGCGCGCCGCCGAGTTCAAACTGAAACGAAGTGGTTTCGATGTGACCTGTGTCGAAGATGGACAAGCTGCTTGGGAAGCCATTCAAGAGGCACGACCTGACATCTTGATTACCGATTACCACATGCCACGCATGGACGGGCTCGAGCTTTGTCGTACCGTTCGTCAAAACGAAGCGACCGCCGACCTGCCAATCATCATGCTGACCGCGAAAGGCTTCGACCTTTCGGGCGATGATAACGAAACGGCCGAACTGAACGTCGCCGCCGTGTTGGCCAAACCGTTCAGCCCGCGCGGCCTGGTGCAGTGCATTGAAGAAGTGTTGGAAACCGGCACGTACGTTCCCAGTGTGGCCACTTTCTAA
- a CDS encoding STAS domain-containing protein, with translation MNLSTETFGNVMVVHTPEELGEDQAENVRGFLETRDRKNLIVDLDGTETIDSVGLEALLDVQDTLREKGGDLRIATTNYANRKILEVTRLDSMLEVFDSVIEAVKSYA, from the coding sequence ATGAATCTGTCCACGGAAACTTTCGGCAACGTCATGGTGGTCCACACTCCTGAAGAATTAGGAGAGGATCAGGCGGAGAACGTGCGCGGATTCCTGGAAACGCGCGATCGCAAGAATCTGATCGTCGACTTGGACGGCACCGAGACTATCGACAGCGTCGGCCTGGAAGCATTGCTCGACGTGCAGGATACCCTCCGTGAAAAAGGAGGCGATCTCCGCATTGCGACCACCAACTATGCCAATCGCAAGATCTTGGAAGTCACCCGCCTTGATTCGATGCTGGAAGTGTTCGACAGCGTGATCGAAGCGGTTAAGAGTTACGCCTAA
- a CDS encoding GspE/PulE family protein: MDSMMTPTHAPPRLGNLLIRRGYVTVEQLEEALAYQKARGRGKLLGEILVELDFCAEDQVIECLATEYGVPHARLEARLYDPKVVDLLPREYIEKNSIFPLFKIRGVLSVALAELSNLFLIEEIKNQTGLEVQIVAASTKDIRRMISNLPDSRVFVIDDIIEDNNDTEVTLIEEAIEDIGDVEEIAGQSPVIRLVNYVVYNAVKEGASDIHIEPAERCMRVRYRIDGKLHKSLEVPIHLLNAVSSRIKIMAGLDISERRLPQDGRVHVMLDSRKIDLRVSTFPGNRGEKTVIRVLDTKKVTLVLKNLGFAEDILTRLSANVHAPNGIVLVTGPTGSGKSTTLYAALNEIATMENNVCTVEDPIEYHLPLINQFQVQEKVGLTFSVALRTLLRQDPDVIMVGEIRDEETGRTAIQAALTGHLVLSTLHTNNALSAVTRLVNMGVEPYLIGAALNMVLAQRLVRRICPKCSESYEPDRNLRRALERMGYEIDSFRKGVGCRACRNTGYSGRIGVHELLTISDELRDAIVNGASLADMRRIAQANNSLIGMQLDGYRKVKEGITTVEEIIHATGDIVY; encoded by the coding sequence ATGGACTCGATGATGACACCCACGCACGCTCCACCGCGACTCGGCAATCTGCTGATTCGCCGCGGTTACGTCACCGTCGAGCAGCTTGAAGAAGCGTTGGCTTATCAAAAAGCTCGCGGTCGTGGCAAGCTGTTGGGCGAAATCTTGGTCGAACTTGACTTCTGCGCAGAAGACCAGGTCATCGAGTGTCTGGCCACCGAATACGGTGTGCCTCATGCCCGCTTGGAAGCGCGCTTGTACGACCCCAAAGTGGTCGACTTGCTTCCTCGCGAATACATTGAAAAAAACAGCATCTTCCCGTTGTTCAAGATCCGCGGCGTGTTGAGCGTTGCCCTGGCGGAACTCTCGAACTTGTTCTTGATCGAAGAAATCAAGAATCAAACGGGGCTCGAAGTCCAAATCGTCGCGGCATCGACCAAAGATATCCGCCGCATGATCTCGAACCTGCCCGACTCGCGGGTGTTCGTGATCGACGACATCATCGAAGACAATAACGACACCGAAGTCACGCTGATCGAAGAAGCGATCGAGGACATCGGCGACGTCGAGGAAATCGCAGGCCAATCGCCCGTGATTCGCCTGGTCAACTATGTCGTCTACAACGCAGTGAAAGAAGGGGCGAGCGATATTCATATCGAGCCGGCCGAGCGCTGCATGCGGGTACGTTATCGAATCGACGGCAAGCTGCACAAATCGCTGGAAGTGCCCATCCATTTGCTCAACGCCGTGAGCAGCCGTATTAAGATCATGGCCGGCCTCGACATCAGCGAGCGGCGTTTGCCCCAAGATGGTCGTGTTCACGTGATGCTCGATTCTCGTAAGATCGACTTGCGTGTGAGCACGTTCCCCGGCAACCGTGGCGAGAAAACGGTGATTCGTGTTCTCGATACCAAGAAGGTCACGCTCGTTCTTAAGAACCTGGGCTTCGCCGAAGATATTCTCACGCGTCTATCGGCCAATGTGCATGCTCCTAACGGCATCGTGCTGGTGACCGGCCCGACCGGTAGTGGTAAGTCAACCACACTCTACGCGGCGCTCAACGAGATCGCCACGATGGAGAACAATGTTTGTACAGTTGAAGACCCGATCGAATATCACTTGCCGCTGATCAACCAGTTCCAAGTGCAGGAAAAGGTCGGCCTGACGTTCTCGGTCGCTCTGCGAACCTTATTGCGGCAAGATCCCGATGTGATCATGGTGGGTGAAATCCGCGATGAAGAAACGGGCCGAACCGCAATTCAAGCCGCGCTTACCGGTCACTTGGTGCTTAGCACCTTGCATACCAACAACGCCCTATCGGCCGTCACCCGCTTAGTGAACATGGGGGTCGAACCCTACTTGATCGGGGCCGCCCTCAACATGGTTCTCGCTCAGCGACTCGTTCGTCGCATCTGTCCGAAGTGCAGTGAATCGTACGAACCCGATCGCAATCTTCGCCGAGCCCTGGAACGGATGGGCTATGAAATCGATTCGTTCCGCAAGGGAGTCGGTTGTCGTGCTTGCCGTAATACCGGATACAGCGGACGTATCGGCGTGCACGAACTGCTGACGATTTCAGATGAACTGCGTGATGCCATCGTCAACGGCGCTTCGCTGGCCGACATGCGAAGAATCGCTCAGGCCAACAACTCGCTCATCGGTATGCAGTTGGACGGCTATCGCAAGGTGAAAGAAGGAATCACAACGGTCGAGGAAATCATTCACGCCACCGGGGATATCGTCTATTAA
- a CDS encoding type II secretion system F family protein has product MQTFAYQAKDSLGHVHDSSIDAESVEEARALLASDGMQVVSIEPEVSLGFSLGGSRITRNDIIYMTSQLSVMVDTGINLSSALSGIASQEKNEALKKLILDLKKDVEGGEDFSLVLSRYPKYFDQTYVALIRASEQTGLMGEMLEKIARYLRKEAETRGKIRAALAYPTVMICLALGVTIFLLTFVLPKFEPLFNRKGIKLPTPTIIMMKTSDFLLNYWPYWVPALIALLIGFLIFRRSEPGRNILDSVKLNFPIIGPMIRKVAIARSLNTLGTLVRSDVPMLQSLELTSQVCNNSHYSKMWKDVIEAVTSGSQIHECLRKSQLIPSTIVQMIAAGEETGRLDDVLDKVSTHYEHDVDMSIKTTTSLIEPIMIAVMGVVVGGIAMSLLLPIFQLSRNV; this is encoded by the coding sequence ATGCAAACATTCGCCTATCAAGCCAAAGACTCGCTCGGCCATGTTCACGATAGCTCGATCGATGCCGAAAGCGTCGAGGAAGCCCGGGCGTTGCTTGCTAGCGACGGCATGCAAGTCGTTTCGATCGAACCGGAAGTCTCACTCGGATTCTCCCTCGGCGGATCGCGGATCACACGCAACGACATTATCTACATGACCAGCCAGTTGTCGGTGATGGTCGATACCGGTATCAACCTGTCGTCTGCTTTGTCCGGGATTGCTTCACAGGAAAAGAACGAAGCCCTCAAGAAGCTGATCCTCGACTTGAAAAAAGATGTCGAAGGGGGTGAAGACTTCTCGCTCGTTCTTTCACGCTATCCGAAATACTTCGACCAAACGTACGTCGCCCTGATTCGTGCGAGTGAACAAACGGGTCTCATGGGCGAAATGCTCGAGAAGATCGCCCGCTATCTTCGCAAGGAAGCGGAAACGCGTGGCAAGATTCGGGCTGCGCTGGCTTACCCAACCGTGATGATCTGTCTGGCCTTGGGCGTGACCATTTTTCTTTTGACGTTCGTGCTGCCTAAGTTCGAGCCGCTATTCAATCGCAAGGGAATCAAGCTGCCGACGCCTACGATTATTATGATGAAGACGTCGGACTTTCTTTTGAACTATTGGCCCTACTGGGTGCCAGCGTTGATTGCGCTGCTGATCGGGTTTCTGATCTTCCGTCGTAGCGAGCCAGGCCGAAACATCCTGGATAGCGTGAAGCTTAATTTTCCGATCATTGGTCCCATGATTCGCAAAGTGGCCATCGCTCGAAGTCTGAACACCTTGGGAACACTCGTCCGTAGCGATGTCCCGATGCTGCAATCGTTGGAATTGACCTCTCAGGTTTGCAACAACAGCCACTACTCGAAGATGTGGAAAGATGTCATCGAAGCGGTTACCTCTGGAAGCCAGATTCATGAATGCTTGCGGAAGAGCCAGCTTATTCCGTCGACCATTGTGCAAATGATCGCCGCCGGTGAAGAAACGGGCCGCCTGGACGATGTGCTCGATAAGGTGAGCACGCACTACGAACATGACGTCGACATGTCGATCAAAACGACCACCAGCTTGATCGAACCGATCATGATCGCCGTGATGGGGGTTGTGGTGGGGGGCATCGCGATGTCGCTGCTCCTACCGATCTTCCAGCTCAGCCGAAATGTGTAA
- a CDS encoding ABC1 kinase family protein: MRLTNIPQLYRNVNRWTEIVSVLSRYGLADWIQRFHFDFAKNLFKDRDGELLARYTGEARIRMALEDLGPTFIKLGQILSTRPDIVGVDLAEELKKLQADVPADPPEKVRELIESELGQPVEQLFSTFEEKALASASIGQVHLARLFTGEKVVVKVQHTGIEKVVHEDLEILTGLAALAETVPEFRDYHPKATVAEFQRALRRELDFGREERNIQQFEATFERNETVRIPTVYPDLCTPRILTMEYIQGIKLSQQAELIEAGIDLSEVARRGAELYMHMIFETGFYHADPHPGNILLLPGDVIGLIDFGMVGRIDDRLREDIEDLLMGITTRDADLLSATIMRIGSTPPDLDERALRRDANDYVSDYANQQLEGLNFADAVNEMFKIVRAYRIQLPPQVTMLLKTMMMLDGTGRMLTPSFSLAELFGKHRRRIMMKRFSPSRRLRKLWRMYSELERLAEQMPRRISEILELVRVGKFDIHLDHRRLEPSVNRMVLGIMTAALFMGSSMMLSSDVPPLLFKNEGWLQMKDLSIPGAIGLVISFVLGARLVLAINRSGRLDRE; this comes from the coding sequence ATGAGACTCACCAACATTCCGCAGTTGTATCGCAACGTAAACCGCTGGACTGAGATTGTCTCGGTACTGAGTCGTTACGGACTGGCGGATTGGATTCAGCGATTCCACTTCGACTTCGCCAAGAATCTATTCAAAGACCGTGATGGCGAGCTACTGGCTCGTTACACGGGCGAAGCGCGCATTCGGATGGCGTTGGAAGATCTCGGCCCGACGTTCATCAAGCTGGGGCAAATCCTTAGCACGCGCCCTGATATTGTCGGTGTCGACCTGGCCGAAGAGCTGAAGAAGCTGCAAGCCGACGTGCCGGCCGATCCTCCGGAGAAAGTCCGCGAGTTGATCGAATCGGAACTCGGACAACCGGTCGAGCAGTTGTTTTCGACCTTTGAAGAAAAGGCGTTGGCCTCGGCTTCGATCGGACAAGTACACCTCGCGCGCTTGTTCACCGGCGAAAAAGTAGTGGTCAAAGTGCAGCACACTGGTATCGAGAAGGTGGTGCACGAAGATCTGGAGATCCTGACCGGTTTGGCCGCTTTAGCGGAGACCGTTCCTGAATTCCGCGATTACCATCCGAAGGCAACCGTCGCCGAGTTTCAGCGAGCCCTCCGACGCGAGCTCGACTTCGGCCGCGAAGAACGGAACATTCAGCAGTTCGAGGCGACGTTCGAGCGGAACGAAACGGTCCGCATTCCGACGGTGTACCCCGACTTGTGCACCCCGCGAATCTTGACGATGGAGTACATCCAAGGGATTAAGCTTTCGCAGCAAGCCGAACTGATTGAGGCTGGCATCGACCTCAGCGAAGTGGCCCGTCGTGGTGCTGAGCTGTACATGCACATGATCTTCGAGACAGGCTTCTATCACGCAGACCCGCATCCTGGCAACATTTTGCTGCTGCCGGGGGATGTGATTGGCCTGATCGACTTCGGGATGGTGGGGCGAATCGACGATCGACTGCGCGAAGATATCGAAGATCTGCTGATGGGGATTACCACCCGCGATGCCGATTTGCTATCGGCAACGATCATGCGGATCGGCTCGACACCGCCTGACTTGGACGAACGAGCCCTGCGCCGCGACGCGAACGACTACGTTTCGGACTACGCGAATCAGCAGTTGGAAGGATTGAATTTCGCCGACGCGGTCAACGAGATGTTCAAGATCGTGCGGGCGTATCGAATCCAGCTTCCGCCCCAGGTCACCATGCTGCTGAAGACGATGATGATGCTGGACGGTACCGGGCGAATGTTGACGCCGTCTTTTAGCCTGGCCGAACTGTTTGGCAAGCATCGTCGCCGGATCATGATGAAGCGTTTCTCTCCCTCGCGGCGGCTGCGTAAGTTGTGGCGAATGTATAGCGAGCTGGAACGCCTGGCCGAACAGATGCCGCGACGGATCAGCGAGATCTTAGAGTTAGTCCGCGTTGGCAAGTTCGATATTCACTTGGACCATCGTCGCTTGGAACCGTCGGTCAACCGAATGGTGCTGGGGATCATGACGGCCGCGCTGTTCATGGGATCGTCGATGATGCTTAGCTCGGACGTCCCTCCCCTGCTCTTCAAGAATGAAGGGTGGCTGCAGATGAAAGATCTGTCCATCCCGGGAGCGATCGGTCTGGTGATCAGCTTCGTCCTCGGAGCGCGGCTGGTATTGGCGATCAACCGGAGTGGGCGCTTAGACCGGGAGTGA